The Erythrobacter sp. SDW2 region GGCAAGCAGGAAGTCATAGGCCCGTTCGATCAGCGGGGTGACCCGCTCGCTCATGCTCTTGGCATGGGCGCTGGAAGCGGTGCCGTCGATGACGCGCTTCTTGATGCCCTGCATGATGCCGGCGAGGCGGAAGAGGTTGTACCCGAAATACCAGTCCATCGGCGGCACCGGGAAACCGGTCCGCGCGACATAGCGCTCCACGGCTTCCTCCATCGACGGAATGCCCAGCGCGGCGAGATCGACATCGGCCAGGCCCGCGCGACCGTCGGAGGCATTCTTCCAGTTGAGCATCAGGTAGCTGAAGTCGGCGATGGGATCGCCGAGCGTCGACAGTTCCCAGTCCAGCACCGCGATGACGCGGTTCTCGTCACGCGCGAAGATGACGTTGTCGAGCCGGTAGTCGCCATGGACGACCGAGCTGCCATGCTGCGGCGGGATCGAACCCGGCAGCCACTCGATCATCCGTTCCATCTTCGGCTGGTGCTCGGTTTCGGAAAGCTTGTACTGCTTGGTCCAGCGGTTGATCTGGCGCGCGCAGTAATCGTCGGGCTTGCCGAAATCGCCCATGCCGATGGCCTGCGGGTCCTTAGTGTGCAGGTCCGCCATGGTATCGATCAGCGAGTTATAGAGCTCTCGCCGGTCTTCCTTCGAGCACCCCGGCAGCGCCCCGTTCCACAGCGAGCGGCCATCGGCGAGGCTCATGACGAAGAACTTGGAGCCGATCACTTCGGGGTCTTCGCACAGGCCATAGGTGCGCGGGACGGGGAAGCCGGTGGGGTAGAGCCCTGTCATCGCGGCATATTCGCGGTCCACCGCATGGG contains the following coding sequences:
- a CDS encoding phosphotransferase family protein; this encodes MADEPAIDFDKVMVGTIEVPEADRLDLGRLTAWFEANVEGYQGPISYTKFKGGQSNPTYRIDTPGTSYVLRRQPFGKLLPSAHAVDREYAAMTGLYPTGFPVPRTYGLCEDPEVIGSKFFVMSLADGRSLWNGALPGCSKEDRRELYNSLIDTMADLHTKDPQAIGMGDFGKPDDYCARQINRWTKQYKLSETEHQPKMERMIEWLPGSIPPQHGSSVVHGDYRLDNVIFARDENRVIAVLDWELSTLGDPIADFSYLMLNWKNASDGRAGLADVDLAALGIPSMEEAVERYVARTGFPVPPMDWYFGYNLFRLAGIMQGIKKRVIDGTASSAHAKSMSERVTPLIERAYDFLLAAGMPE